A window of Citrus sinensis cultivar Valencia sweet orange chromosome 7, DVS_A1.0, whole genome shotgun sequence contains these coding sequences:
- the LOC127903732 gene encoding uncharacterized protein LOC127903732, whose product MSKIYKPDIVAILEPKVSGAKADYFIKGNGFEFSHRVEAEGFAGGIWILWNRDFTMEFVVNHKQYIHFKVTNFSGNWSWVTAIYASRNPSLRRKFWNELESIAKSIKGPWMLGDDFNSILHASEKKGGSPKSSGICRSFNNWFHDNRLIDLHFKGPCFTWFRGTLFKRLDRVICNDHWNSLFTEASVLHLPKIHSDHRPILVRFKSNLNKRNGVKPFRFLAAWLMDHYFISLVAKEWRDSKGYFQATHDFVDKVSKWNRIILGIFLKEKGEFLQE is encoded by the coding sequence ATGAGCAAGATTTACAAACCTGATATTGTTGCTATTTTGGAGCCTAAAGTCAGTGGGGCTAAAgctgattattttattaaaggaAATGGCTTTGAATTCTCACATAGAGTGGAGGCTGAGGGCTTTGCTGGGGGTATTTGGATATTATGGAATAGAGATTTCACAATGGAGTTTGTCGTTAACCACAAACAATACATTCATTTTAAAGTTACAAACTTTTCTGGTAATTGGTCGTGGGTCACTGCAATATATGCCAGCCGCAATCCCAGCCTTCGAAGGAAATTTTGGAACGAGCTAGAGTCAATAGCTAAATCGATAAAGGGACCTTGGATGTTGGGTGACGATTTCAACTCAATTCTTCATGCTTCAGAGAAAAAAGGTGGCTCACCAAAAAGCAGTGGTATTTGTAGATCTTTCAATAACTGGTTTCATGACAATCGCCTTATagatttgcattttaaagggcCTTGCTTCACTTGGTTTAGAGGAACATTGTTTAAAAGACTTGATCGGGTCATTTGTAATGATCATTGGAATAGTTTGTTCACAGAAGCTTCGGTCTTACATCTCCCAAAAATTCACTCTGATCACCGTCCAATTCTTGTCAGATTCAAGTCAAATTTGAATAAGAGGAATGGTGTAAAACCATTTCGTTTTTTAGCAGCATGGCTAATGGaccattattttatttctctcgTTGCTAAAGAATGGAGAGATTCTAAGGGGTATTTTCAAGCTACTCATGATTTTGTGGATAAAGTCAGTAAGTGGAATAGGATAATTTTgggaatatttttaaaagaaaaaggagaattCTTGCAAGAGTGA
- the LOC102629219 gene encoding cytochrome P450 84A1, which yields MDSLIQALQPLPTAVFFIIPLLFLLGVIARLRRRLPYPPGPRGLPIIGNMHMMDQLTHRGLAKLGKKYGGLCHLRMGFVHMVAVSNPEMARQVLQVQDNIFSNRPATIAISYLTYDRADMAFANYGPFWRQMRKLCVMKLFSRKRAESWESVRDEVETLVKSAAANTGKAVNVGELIFTLTSNITYRAAFGLSSNEGQDEFIRILQEFSKLFGAFNIADFIPWLNWIDPQGLYNRLPKARQALDRFIDNIIDDHIRKRDKSTGGSDDADSDMVDDLLAFYSDEAKVNESEDLNNSIKLTRDNIKAIIMDVMFGGTETVASAIEWALTELMRSPEDLKRVQQELADVVGLDRRVEESDFDKLTYLKCTLKETLRLHPPIPLLLHETAEEAEVGGYYMPAKSRVMINAWAIGRDPTAWEDPDTFRPSRFLKEGVPDFKGNNFEFIPFGSGRRSCPGMQLGLYALELAVVHLLHCFKWDLPDGMKPSELDMSDVFGLTAPRASRLIAVPSKRLICPL from the exons ATGGATTCTCTTATTCAAGCTTTGCAACCTTTACCGACGGCCGTTTTCTTCATAATTCCTTTACTGTTCTTGCTTGGCGTTATCGCTCGTCTTCGCCGGAGGTTACCTTATCCCCCAGGGCCAAGAGGGTTACCAATTATCGGCAACATGCATATGATGGATCAGCTAACACATCGTGGACTTGCAAAACTCGGTAAAAAATATGGCGGTTTGTGTCATCTCCGCATGGGGTTCGTGCACATGGTGGCTGTTTCAAATCCTGAGATGGCTCGTCAGGTTTTGCAAGTGCAAGATAATATTTTCTCTAACCGACCGGCCACTATAGCCATCAGCTACCTCACCTATGATAGAGCCGATATGGCTTTTGCTAACTACGGCCCGTTTTGGCGACAGATGCGTAAGCTGTGTGTGATGAAACTGTTCAGCCGTAAAAGGGCCGAGTCATGGGAGTCGGTGAGGGACGAGGTTGAAACTCTTGTTAAATCTGCAGCTGCCAACACAGGCAAAGCAGTGAACGTTGGGGAGTTGATATTTACattaacaagtaatataaCTTATCGCGCAGCTTTTGGGTTGAGTTCCAACGAGGGCCAGGATGAGTTTATTCGTATCTTGCAAGAATTTTCGAAGCTTTTTGGGGCTTTTAACATTGCTGACTTCATTCCTTGGCTTAACTGGATTGACCCGCAAGGCCTGTACAACAGACTCCCCAAGGCTCGTCAGGCGCTTGACAGGTTCATTGACAACATCATCGACGATCACATACGTAAGAGGGACAAAAGTACCGGAGGCTCTGATGATGCCGACTCAGACATGGTCGATGATTTACTCGCCTTTTATAGTGATGAAGCTAAAGTAAACGAATCAGAGGATCTAAACAATTCCATCAAGCTCACTAGAGATAACATCAAAGCTATTATCATG GATGTGATGTTTGGTGGGACGGAAACTGTGGCGTCGGCGATAGAGTGGGCATTGACGGAGCTGATGAGGAGCCCTGAAGATCTAAAACGAGTGCAACAAGAGCTGGCCGACGTGGTTGGCCTCGACCGCCGAGTCGAAGAATCTGACTTTGATAAGTTGACGTATCTAAAATGCACACTTAAAGAAACCTTAAGACTTCACCCACCAATCCCTCTGCTTCTTCACGAGACCGCCGAGGAGGCCGAGGTTGGTGGCTATTACATGCCGGCGAAATCGCGTGTTATGATCAACGCGTGGGCTATCGGTAGGGATCCAACTGCTTGGGAAGATCCTGATACGTTTAGGCCATCGAGGTTCTTGAAAGAAGGCGTGCCTGATTTTAAAGGAAATAATTTCGAGTTTATACCgttcggatcgggtcggaGGTCTTGTCCGGGTATGCAACTCGGGTTATATGCGCTTGAATTGGCTGTGGTTCATTTGCTTCACTGTTTCAAGTGGGATTTGCCTGATGGAATGAAACCTAGTGAGCTTGACATGAGTGATGTGTTTGGACTCACTGCGCCGAGAGCGAGTCGACTCATTGCCGTCCCCAGTAAACGCCTCATCTGTCCTCTTTGA